Proteins from a single region of Rhizobium leguminosarum bv. trifolii WSM1325:
- a CDS encoding ABC transporter related (PFAM: ABC transporter related~SMART: AAA ATPase~KEGG: rec:RHECIAT_PC0000971 probable ribose ABC transporter, ATP-binding protein) — MTTGEAEKDDIILRLDDVSKVYSGIVAVKRANLELRRGAVNVLVGENGAGKSTLMKIIAGVERPTLGRIILDGKPVSFDSPAHAQANGIGMIFQELNLFANMSVAENIFTTREITRGILGIDHKAQVQKANAFLKRLDAGIEADAMVEDLPIGQQQLVEIAKAMSLNARILIMDEPTSALSAAEVEILFKVIAELKAQGVAIVYISHRLEELMRIGDYITVLRDGQVTGEAMVRDIDTRWIVRSMIGSDAKDFAKSVDHAVGAEVFRAENISLPRPTGGLSVNDVSLSVRAGEILGIYGLMGAGRSEFFECVIGRHTHSTGKIFIDGKQVRARDTTRRIRRGLALIPEDRQREGLVQVLSIASNLTLASLGRFTRLFHIDRGAEKNAVRDAIRDLSIKAPNLDFEVTSMSGGNQQKVVIGKALMTNPKVLLMDEPSRGIDVGAKADVFRTMRRLAANGLAILFSTSDLEEVMALSDRIAVLSNGQLVAVFDRNEATEEAIIAASAKGHGHQGKLAS, encoded by the coding sequence ATGACCACAGGAGAGGCAGAAAAGGACGACATCATCCTGCGCCTCGACGACGTGTCGAAGGTCTATTCTGGCATCGTCGCCGTCAAGCGCGCCAATCTCGAGCTGCGCCGCGGTGCAGTGAACGTCCTCGTCGGCGAAAACGGTGCAGGCAAGTCGACGTTGATGAAGATCATCGCCGGTGTCGAGCGTCCGACGCTCGGCCGCATCATCCTCGATGGCAAGCCCGTATCCTTCGACAGCCCGGCGCACGCGCAGGCGAATGGCATCGGCATGATCTTCCAGGAACTCAATCTCTTCGCCAACATGTCTGTCGCCGAGAATATCTTCACCACGCGTGAGATCACCCGTGGCATCCTCGGCATCGATCACAAGGCGCAGGTGCAAAAGGCCAATGCATTTTTGAAGCGTCTGGATGCCGGGATCGAGGCGGATGCGATGGTCGAGGATTTGCCGATCGGCCAGCAGCAGCTCGTCGAAATCGCCAAGGCGATGTCGTTGAATGCCCGTATCCTGATCATGGACGAGCCGACGTCGGCGCTTTCGGCGGCCGAAGTCGAGATCCTGTTCAAGGTGATCGCGGAACTGAAGGCCCAGGGTGTGGCGATCGTCTATATCTCGCACCGGCTCGAGGAGTTGATGCGGATCGGCGACTACATCACGGTGCTGCGTGACGGCCAGGTCACCGGCGAAGCGATGGTCCGCGATATCGACACGCGCTGGATCGTGCGTTCCATGATCGGCTCGGATGCCAAGGATTTTGCAAAGTCCGTGGACCACGCCGTCGGAGCCGAGGTCTTTCGCGCCGAAAACATCAGCCTGCCGCGGCCGACGGGTGGGCTTTCGGTCAACGATGTCTCCCTGTCGGTCAGGGCGGGCGAAATCCTCGGCATCTACGGCCTGATGGGTGCCGGGCGCAGCGAATTCTTCGAATGCGTGATCGGCCGTCACACACACTCGACCGGCAAGATCTTCATCGACGGCAAGCAGGTTCGTGCCCGCGACACTACGCGGCGCATCCGCCGCGGCCTTGCGCTCATTCCGGAAGACCGGCAGCGCGAAGGTCTGGTCCAGGTGCTTTCCATCGCCTCCAATCTGACACTGGCGAGCCTCGGCCGCTTCACCCGGCTCTTTCACATCGACAGGGGGGCGGAGAAAAATGCCGTTCGCGATGCAATCCGCGATCTCTCGATCAAGGCGCCGAATCTGGATTTCGAGGTGACCTCGATGTCCGGCGGCAATCAGCAGAAGGTCGTCATCGGTAAGGCGTTGATGACCAATCCGAAAGTGCTTCTGATGGACGAGCCGAGCCGCGGCATCGATGTCGGCGCCAAGGCCGATGTCTTCCGCACCATGCGGCGGCTGGCGGCCAATGGGCTCGCCATTCTGTTTTCGACTTCCGACCTCGAGGAGGTCATGGCGCTTTCCGATCGCATCGCGGTCTTGAGCAACGGCCAGCTGGTCGCCGTCTTCGACCGCAACGAGGCGACGGAAGAAGCCATTATCGCGGCTTCGGCCAAGGGACACGGACATCAAGGGAAACTCGCGTCATGA
- a CDS encoding oxidoreductase domain protein (PFAM: oxidoreductase domain protein; Oxidoreductase domain~KEGG: ret:RHE_PF00033 oxidoreductase protein), which yields MTELKGALIGCGFFAVNQMHAWNDVRGAGIVAICDRDPERLKIVGDQFGIDRRYGDSQALFADGGFDFADIATTVESHRFLVEMAARNKVPAICQKPFAKTLSDAKAMVAACRNAGIPLMVHENFRWQTPIQAVRKALETDAIGTPFWGRFSFRSAYDVFSGQPYLAEGERFIIEDLGIHTLDIARYILGDVRSLTARTKRVNPRIKGEDVATILLDHENGATSVVDVSYATRLSREPFPETLIELDGSEGTIRLTQGYGLEITNARGTTTTDVSPKLLSWASRPWHNIQESVHAIQQHWVDQLERGAEHSTSGADNLKTFALVEAAYDSAARGQTIDVGAMLR from the coding sequence ATGACGGAATTAAAAGGGGCTTTGATCGGTTGCGGTTTCTTTGCGGTCAACCAGATGCATGCCTGGAACGACGTTCGGGGCGCCGGCATCGTCGCGATCTGCGACCGTGATCCGGAGCGGCTGAAGATCGTCGGCGATCAGTTCGGCATCGATCGCCGCTATGGCGATTCCCAGGCTTTGTTCGCCGATGGCGGTTTTGATTTCGCCGACATTGCCACGACCGTCGAAAGCCATCGCTTTCTCGTCGAAATGGCGGCTCGGAACAAAGTGCCGGCTATCTGCCAGAAGCCGTTCGCCAAGACCTTGTCGGACGCGAAGGCGATGGTCGCGGCGTGCCGCAATGCCGGCATACCGCTGATGGTGCACGAGAATTTTCGCTGGCAGACGCCGATCCAGGCGGTGCGCAAGGCGCTGGAGACCGATGCCATCGGCACGCCTTTCTGGGGCCGCTTCTCCTTCCGTTCGGCCTACGACGTCTTTTCCGGCCAACCCTATTTGGCCGAGGGCGAACGGTTCATCATTGAAGACCTCGGCATCCATACGCTCGATATCGCCCGCTATATCCTTGGCGACGTTCGCTCGCTCACGGCCCGCACCAAGCGGGTCAATCCCAGAATCAAGGGCGAGGATGTCGCGACCATTCTGCTCGATCACGAAAACGGCGCCACGTCGGTGGTCGACGTCAGCTACGCCACCAGGCTTTCCAGGGAGCCGTTCCCCGAGACCTTGATCGAGCTCGACGGTTCAGAGGGCACGATCCGCCTGACCCAGGGTTACGGGCTCGAAATCACCAACGCCAGGGGCACCACCACCACTGACGTATCGCCGAAGTTGTTGTCATGGGCCTCGCGGCCCTGGCACAACATCCAGGAGAGCGTCCACGCGATCCAGCAGCATTGGGTCGATCAGCTGGAGCGCGGCGCGGAACATTCGACGTCAGGGGCCGACAATCTGAAAACTTTTGCGCTCGTCGAGGCCGCCTATGACAGTGCGGCCAGGGGACAGACGATCGATGTCGGAGCGATGCTGCGATGA
- a CDS encoding conserved hypothetical protein (KEGG: rec:RHECIAT_PC0000974 hypothetical protein) has translation MKVDAFQLYGTRLVETPPVRLRAGKLEADLANGNLRTIRYDGTEVLRAISYLVRDPDWGTYSPVIVDLRIEQSDNRFAVAYRARCEGPDDTRLVIDVRITGSADRLDFEAEAITETGFETNRCGFCILHPIVGVAGSPATVEHVDGRKVATRFPDVIEPWQPFKDMRAITHAIMPDVQAECRMEGDTFEMEDQRNWSDASYKAYVRPLALPWPYQIAANQPVRQKTSLVIRDIGGSTRHPPAAASGGAIKLELGARTGTMPDIGVIVTPEEADATLSAKSVLSEIAPQELLFHFDPSAGHGVDALTQFAMLAAAHLGRSTLEIALPCTSSPSSEVAEIAHQMRLAEFRPDAIMISPSVDRQSTPPGSTWPECPPLDEVYTAARAAFPGIRIGGGMLSYFTELNRKRVPDGQLDFVSHCTNPIVHAADDLSVMQTLEALPFITRSVRAIYGDRPYRIGPSTIPMRQNPYGSRTMDNPSGARVPMANRDPRHNGRFAEAFALGYAIRVLDAGLECLTLSALSGPFGLIAGPAEPTEQGGRRPLFNTVRTLSRLAGASWQACVSSSPSEVLSFVARDAAGARLHVVNLTGEERKVDCDACRPADSGKEFLLAPFATVVLPLAD, from the coding sequence ATGAAAGTCGATGCGTTCCAGCTCTACGGCACCCGCCTCGTTGAAACGCCGCCGGTTCGGCTGAGAGCCGGAAAACTGGAAGCCGATCTCGCCAATGGCAACCTCCGCACCATCCGCTACGATGGGACCGAGGTGCTGCGAGCGATCTCCTACCTCGTTCGCGACCCGGACTGGGGCACCTACAGCCCTGTAATTGTTGATCTCCGCATCGAGCAGAGTGACAATCGTTTCGCGGTCGCCTATCGAGCCCGCTGCGAGGGACCTGATGACACGAGGCTTGTCATTGACGTTCGCATCACCGGAAGCGCGGACCGGCTCGACTTCGAGGCCGAAGCCATCACAGAGACCGGCTTCGAGACCAATCGCTGCGGCTTCTGCATCCTGCATCCGATCGTCGGCGTGGCGGGTTCACCGGCGACGGTCGAACATGTCGACGGCCGGAAAGTGGCAACCCGGTTTCCCGATGTCATCGAGCCCTGGCAGCCTTTCAAGGACATGCGCGCCATCACTCATGCGATCATGCCTGACGTTCAGGCGGAATGCCGGATGGAGGGCGACACCTTTGAAATGGAAGACCAAAGGAACTGGTCGGACGCATCCTATAAGGCATATGTCAGGCCGCTCGCCCTGCCCTGGCCATACCAGATTGCCGCCAATCAGCCCGTTCGGCAAAAGACGTCGCTTGTTATCAGGGATATCGGCGGTTCGACACGGCATCCTCCAGCTGCGGCGTCAGGCGGCGCCATAAAACTCGAACTCGGGGCGCGAACCGGCACCATGCCTGATATCGGCGTGATCGTTACGCCCGAGGAAGCCGATGCGACACTGTCGGCAAAGTCCGTGCTGTCGGAAATCGCTCCCCAGGAACTGCTCTTCCATTTCGACCCCAGTGCAGGACACGGCGTCGACGCGCTCACGCAGTTCGCCATGCTCGCCGCGGCCCATCTCGGCCGCTCGACGCTGGAGATCGCCCTTCCCTGCACATCGTCGCCGTCAAGCGAGGTGGCCGAAATCGCCCACCAGATGCGGCTGGCGGAATTCAGGCCGGATGCGATCATGATCTCGCCTTCGGTTGACCGGCAGTCGACGCCGCCCGGCAGCACATGGCCGGAATGCCCGCCTTTGGATGAAGTCTATACCGCCGCTCGCGCCGCCTTTCCCGGCATTCGCATCGGCGGGGGTATGCTGAGCTATTTCACCGAGCTCAACCGGAAGCGCGTCCCGGATGGACAGCTCGACTTCGTCAGCCACTGCACCAATCCGATCGTGCATGCCGCCGACGATCTTAGCGTCATGCAGACATTGGAAGCGCTGCCCTTCATCACACGGTCGGTGCGTGCGATCTACGGTGACAGACCCTACCGGATCGGCCCGTCGACGATCCCGATGCGACAGAATCCCTATGGCAGCCGCACGATGGATAATCCGTCGGGCGCACGCGTTCCCATGGCCAACCGCGACCCGCGTCACAATGGACGCTTCGCGGAGGCCTTCGCGCTCGGCTACGCGATACGGGTACTGGATGCCGGTCTGGAATGCCTGACGCTCTCGGCCTTGTCAGGCCCGTTCGGTCTGATCGCCGGTCCAGCCGAACCGACCGAGCAAGGCGGGCGGCGCCCGCTGTTCAACACAGTGCGGACATTGTCTCGATTGGCTGGCGCATCCTGGCAGGCATGCGTCTCCTCCTCGCCCTCCGAGGTGCTGTCTTTCGTTGCACGCGATGCCGCAGGCGCCAGGCTTCACGTCGTCAATCTGACGGGCGAAGAACGAAAGGTCGATTGCGACGCCTGCCGGCCGGCAGATTCGGGCAAAGAGTTTCTGCTCGCGCCGTTTGCGACCGTCGTCCTGCCGCTGGCGGATTGA
- a CDS encoding inner-membrane translocator (PFAM: inner-membrane translocator~KEGG: rec:RHECIAT_PC0000972 putative ribose ABC transporter, permease protein) codes for MMAATSTTLAPKGANGSALLTLMKLRTFIALFAVIIFFAIFAPNFTSTANMILMSKHVALNAFLAMGMTFVIITGGIDLSVGSIVGLCGMVAGGLILYGIELPIGYTIFFNLFEIVLITVSIGLLIGLINGLLITKLNVAPFIATLGTLYIARGLALLSSDGQTFPNLVGRPEYATTGFDFFGAGRILGLPVSIWILIVLALLAAYVARSTPIGRHIFAVGGNERAARMSGIRVDVVKIFVYMFSGLCAAIVGVVISSELMAAHPATGESFELNAIAAAVLGGTSMSGGRGTIGGTIIGAFVIGILSDGLVMMGVSSFWQMVIKGLVIIIAVVVDQAQRRLQQRVTLMQMAKAG; via the coding sequence ATGATGGCGGCAACATCAACCACTCTTGCGCCGAAGGGCGCCAACGGCTCGGCGCTTCTGACGCTGATGAAGCTCAGGACGTTCATCGCTCTGTTCGCCGTCATCATCTTCTTTGCGATCTTCGCGCCGAACTTCACCTCGACGGCGAACATGATCCTGATGTCGAAGCACGTGGCGCTGAACGCCTTCCTGGCCATGGGCATGACCTTCGTCATCATCACCGGCGGCATCGATCTCTCGGTTGGATCTATCGTCGGGCTTTGCGGCATGGTCGCCGGCGGACTGATCCTTTACGGCATCGAATTGCCGATCGGCTACACCATCTTTTTCAACCTCTTCGAGATCGTGCTGATCACCGTGTCGATCGGCCTGCTCATCGGTCTGATCAACGGCCTGCTGATCACCAAGCTCAACGTTGCGCCCTTCATCGCCACGCTCGGCACGCTCTATATCGCCCGCGGCCTCGCTTTGCTGTCGTCGGACGGCCAGACGTTTCCGAACCTTGTCGGCCGACCTGAATATGCCACTACCGGCTTCGATTTCTTCGGCGCCGGACGCATTCTCGGCCTGCCGGTATCGATCTGGATTCTGATCGTGCTTGCGCTGCTGGCCGCCTATGTCGCCCGCTCGACGCCGATCGGCCGTCATATCTTCGCCGTCGGCGGCAATGAACGGGCCGCGCGCATGTCCGGTATCCGGGTCGATGTCGTGAAGATCTTCGTCTACATGTTCTCCGGACTGTGCGCCGCCATCGTCGGCGTCGTCATCTCGTCGGAACTGATGGCAGCCCATCCGGCAACCGGCGAAAGCTTCGAACTCAATGCGATTGCCGCAGCCGTGCTCGGCGGCACCTCGATGTCGGGCGGCCGCGGCACGATCGGCGGCACGATCATCGGCGCCTTCGTCATCGGCATCCTCTCCGACGGATTGGTGATGATGGGCGTCTCCTCCTTCTGGCAGATGGTCATCAAGGGCCTGGTCATCATCATCGCCGTCGTCGTCGACCAGGCGCAGCGCCGCCTGCAGCAGCGCGTCACCCTCATGCAGATGGCAAAGGCAGGTTGA
- a CDS encoding conserved hypothetical protein (KEGG: rec:RHECIAT_PC0000970 hypothetical protein), which yields MLRMKGALLAAVVAAALPGCKIIKTPTAEEKAAAAAKTAFDPNAKVEAIWQSEAVPYFEKRAGDLKDVMQLATSSPDAAGEKYGNPRKQSSSPWTYAVKITGKVVAVDTASRAATLDVDADGDGKADAKVQIGPALRGTALRDTLEFVNFNEFKNQIEWAQFGKAFNEKANTAFLSAVPREGLAGKTVTAIGAFPLPKSGELPLITPSELKVGP from the coding sequence ATGTTGAGAATGAAGGGCGCCCTGCTCGCTGCCGTCGTGGCGGCCGCCTTGCCCGGTTGCAAGATCATCAAGACGCCGACGGCTGAGGAAAAGGCTGCGGCAGCGGCCAAGACCGCCTTCGATCCGAATGCAAAGGTCGAGGCGATCTGGCAGTCCGAGGCAGTGCCCTATTTCGAAAAGCGCGCCGGCGACCTCAAGGACGTCATGCAACTGGCCACCTCCAGCCCCGACGCCGCCGGCGAGAAATACGGCAATCCCCGCAAGCAGAGCAGCTCGCCATGGACCTATGCGGTGAAGATCACCGGCAAGGTTGTCGCGGTCGATACGGCCTCGCGCGCGGCAACACTCGATGTCGACGCAGATGGCGACGGCAAGGCCGACGCCAAGGTGCAAATCGGGCCAGCGCTGCGCGGCACGGCGCTGCGCGACACGCTGGAGTTCGTCAATTTCAACGAATTCAAGAACCAGATCGAGTGGGCGCAGTTCGGCAAAGCCTTCAACGAGAAGGCCAATACGGCCTTTCTGTCAGCGGTTCCGCGCGAAGGCCTCGCCGGCAAGACGGTGACCGCGATCGGCGCGTTTCCGCTGCCGAAGAGCGGCGAGCTGCCGCTCATAACACCTTCGGAACTGAAGGTCGGCCCATGA